The Pantanalinema sp. genomic interval TGGTGTCGCAGGGGGTGTCGCTCGCCTTCATGCTGGCCATCCTGCTCACCGCCGTCTGCGGGACCCAGAGCTTTTTGACGAGCCTTGATCAGACGCGCCGCCTCTCCGAGGCCCAGGACTCGCTCAGGATGATGCAGCTGAGCGTCTACCGCGAGATCATCGCCATGCGCGGCTACATCATCTCGGGGAGCCCGGCGGGCCTCGACGACCTCGAACCGGCGCGAGAGGCCTATCGCGAGGCCCTGAGCGCGAGCGAGCGCCTCCTCGCCGGCACCCGTCACGTCGCGGCGATCGCCGGGATCGACCGCGCCCGGGGGGCGGCCGAGGCGAAGCTCCAGGAGAAGCGCCGCCTTCGCGAGCGGGGGGACCTCGAAGCGATCATCCGCATCGAGCAGACCGTCATGCCCCGGCTGCTCGGTGACTTCAACGCCGCCATCAACGACCTGAAGCGCGAGGTGATCCAGGAGAGCGACGCTTCGGCCCAGGGCACCCGCGACCTCGCCAGCCATCTGATGGTCGGCCTCGTCCTGGTCGGTGTCCTCAGCCTCCTGCTGAGCACCCTGCTCGCCACGCGGATCGCGAACAGCGTCACCGTCCCGCTCAAGCGCCTGATCGCGACCGTCGAGGACCTGGCCAGAGGGGAGCTGCCCGAGCGGGTCGAGAAGCGCTACCAGGATTGCGTGGGCGATCTGGCGGACGCCTTCAACGTGATGCTCGGCGAGCTGCGCGGGATCATCGCCCAGGTCAAGGGGAGCGCGAGCGCGGTGGCCGCCTCCGCCGACCTCATCGACGCGCGGACCGAGGCGCTGGGCAAGTCGGCCGAGATCCAGGCCTCGGCCGCCGATCAGACGTCGGGGGTCACGGGCGAGATGGCCGCGAGCCTCCAGCAGGTGGTGGGCAACACCGAAGCCCTCCAGCAGAGCGTCGAGGCCACCTCGAGCTCCATCAAGCAAATGGCCGCCTCGATCGGCCAGGTCGCGGACAACGCGGACTCGCTGGCCACCGTGGTCGGCGAGACCTCGGCCAGCATCGAGCAGATGACCGCGAGCATCGCCCAGGTCGCCGAAAACGTCCGGCACGCCAACGCGGCGGCCGCGCGCGCCTCTCGCGTCGCGGACGACGGTAGCAAGGCCGTTTCGCAGACCATCCAGGGGATGCAGCGGATCCACCGGGTCATGGACGGGGTGGTCGGGGTCATCGAGGGGCTCGGCAAGAGCTCGGCCGAGATCGGCAACATCATCGAGGTGATCGACGACATCGCCGAGCAGACCAACCTGCTGGCCCTGAATGCGGCCATCGAGGCGGCCCGGGCCGG includes:
- a CDS encoding methyl-accepting chemotaxis protein, with amino-acid sequence MKRLYDLKIGPKMMVSQGVSLAFMLAILLTAVCGTQSFLTSLDQTRRLSEAQDSLRMMQLSVYREIIAMRGYIISGSPAGLDDLEPAREAYREALSASERLLAGTRHVAAIAGIDRARGAAEAKLQEKRRLRERGDLEAIIRIEQTVMPRLLGDFNAAINDLKREVIQESDASAQGTRDLASHLMVGLVLVGVLSLLLSTLLATRIANSVTVPLKRLIATVEDLARGELPERVEKRYQDCVGDLADAFNVMLGELRGIIAQVKGSASAVAASADLIDARTEALGKSAEIQASAADQTSGVTGEMAASLQQVVGNTEALQQSVEATSSSIKQMAASIGQVADNADSLATVVGETSASIEQMTASIAQVAENVRHANAAAARASRVADDGSKAVSQTIQGMQRIHRVMDGVVGVIEGLGKSSAEIGNIIEVIDDIAEQTNLLALNAAIEAARAGEHGRGFAVVADEVRKLAERSAKATGEIATLIKGIQKETSQAIA